In Virgibacillus sp. NKC19-16, a single genomic region encodes these proteins:
- a CDS encoding FtsK/SpoIIIE family DNA translocase: protein MAKKRKKRRNNKLKKQVKLELLGLLFVFLAIFGSGASAISDGAIPGGLEQIFRLFLGVWYFVASIFLLVTGIILLIKRRFPDFTNKKIIGFYILFAGILLLTHIQTMESLLVTVGDTSILAATWDNFISYINGQGTAVQTGGGMVGGLLFTFSYYLFSSTGAQIVAAFSIIIGVIFMTELSLGDFFSNVWKKIKALLSDYWSRWKNARMEKNTRKDEKQFETESAEKTKNDVAHEEPLIQDFTDIAYSSPDPEPNKSVMNENEEEGADETITNMAMTESENHEYELPSPSLLAEPAHNSQQQEKSQIQATVRKLERTFTSFGVKARITKVHVGPAVTKYEVYPEAGVKVSKIVSLHDDLALALAAKDIRIEAPIPGKSAVGIEVPNSEIAMVSLREVLDNRMNNQDSKLLFALGRDISGDAIVSELNKMPHLLIAGATGSGKSVCVNGIITTILMRTKPHEVKMMMIDPKKVELNVYNGIPHLLAPVVTDPKKASRALKKVVSEMERRYDLFSDTGTRNIEGYNEHIRKYNQTVDETEAQPNLPYIVVLVDELADLMMVASSDVEDSITRLAQMARAAGIHLIIATQRPSVDVITGVIKANIPSRIAFSVSSAIDSRTILDAGGADKLLGRGDMLFHPVGASKPLRVQGAFLSDTEVERVVDHCIDQQKAAYQEEMIPEETSQVSEEVDDEIYDDAVQLIIEMQSASVSMLQRRFRIGYTRAARLIDAMEDRGIVGPYEGSKPRTVLVSEDNAEERSS, encoded by the coding sequence ATGGCTAAGAAAAGAAAAAAGCGAAGAAATAACAAACTAAAAAAACAAGTAAAATTGGAATTGTTAGGATTATTATTTGTATTTCTCGCTATATTTGGGAGTGGAGCAAGTGCTATCAGCGATGGAGCAATCCCTGGTGGACTGGAGCAAATCTTTCGACTATTTTTAGGTGTCTGGTATTTTGTGGCATCCATATTCTTACTTGTTACAGGAATCATTTTATTAATTAAAAGACGTTTCCCCGATTTTACAAATAAGAAAATCATCGGTTTTTATATTCTATTTGCAGGGATATTATTGTTAACACATATTCAAACAATGGAAAGTCTACTTGTAACCGTTGGAGATACTTCCATCCTCGCAGCAACATGGGATAATTTCATTTCCTATATAAATGGGCAGGGTACAGCTGTGCAAACAGGTGGTGGTATGGTTGGTGGACTTCTTTTTACATTTAGTTACTATTTATTTTCCTCAACAGGTGCACAAATTGTTGCCGCGTTTTCTATCATTATAGGTGTTATTTTTATGACTGAATTATCTTTGGGGGACTTTTTCTCTAACGTGTGGAAAAAGATAAAGGCCTTACTTAGCGATTATTGGTCAAGATGGAAGAATGCTAGAATGGAAAAGAATACGCGCAAAGATGAAAAACAATTTGAAACAGAATCTGCTGAGAAGACGAAGAACGATGTTGCCCATGAAGAACCATTAATCCAAGACTTTACAGACATAGCTTATTCTTCGCCCGATCCAGAACCTAATAAATCTGTGATGAATGAAAACGAAGAAGAGGGTGCAGATGAAACGATTACGAACATGGCGATGACCGAATCAGAAAACCATGAATACGAATTACCGTCACCATCTTTACTAGCTGAACCGGCTCATAATTCACAGCAGCAAGAAAAATCGCAGATCCAGGCAACCGTACGGAAACTGGAACGTACGTTTACTAGTTTCGGTGTGAAAGCTAGAATTACCAAAGTCCATGTAGGTCCTGCAGTGACGAAGTATGAGGTGTACCCGGAGGCAGGGGTGAAAGTCAGTAAAATCGTTAGTTTGCATGATGACCTGGCCCTTGCGTTAGCTGCAAAAGACATTCGGATAGAAGCACCGATCCCAGGTAAATCTGCTGTAGGAATTGAGGTTCCAAATTCTGAGATTGCCATGGTATCGCTTCGTGAAGTATTGGATAACAGAATGAATAATCAAGATTCCAAACTGTTATTCGCATTAGGTCGTGATATTTCGGGAGATGCTATTGTATCCGAATTAAATAAAATGCCTCACTTACTAATAGCAGGTGCAACAGGAAGTGGTAAAAGTGTGTGTGTAAACGGTATAATAACAACCATTTTAATGCGAACTAAGCCACATGAGGTTAAAATGATGATGATTGATCCGAAAAAAGTGGAGTTAAATGTATATAATGGTATACCACATTTGCTTGCGCCTGTAGTTACAGACCCGAAAAAGGCATCAAGAGCATTGAAAAAAGTTGTTTCTGAAATGGAAAGAAGATATGACTTATTTTCCGATACCGGAACACGTAATATTGAAGGTTATAATGAGCATATCCGAAAATATAATCAAACAGTTGATGAGACAGAAGCACAACCAAATCTACCATATATTGTTGTATTAGTAGATGAACTAGCAGATTTAATGATGGTAGCGTCAAGCGATGTAGAAGACTCAATTACTAGACTTGCACAAATGGCACGTGCTGCTGGTATTCATTTAATCATTGCGACACAGCGTCCATCTGTTGACGTTATTACTGGTGTTATTAAAGCAAATATACCATCACGAATTGCCTTTAGTGTTTCTTCTGCAATAGATTCACGTACCATTTTGGATGCAGGCGGAGCTGACAAGCTATTAGGCCGTGGGGATATGTTATTCCATCCGGTTGGTGCCTCCAAACCACTCAGGGTACAAGGAGCATTTTTATCGGATACGGAAGTAGAACGGGTCGTTGACCACTGTATTGATCAGCAAAAAGCTGCGTATCAGGAAGAAATGATACCCGAGGAAACAAGTCAAGTTTCCGAGGAAGTCGATGATGAAATATATGATGATGCCGTTCAACTTATAATAGAAATGCAAAGTGCCAGTGTCTCCATGCTACAACGAAGATTTCGAATCGGTTATACAAGGGCGGCTCGTTTAATCGATGCTATGGAGGATCGAGGAATTGTAGGACCTTATGAAGGAAGTAAACCGAGAACCGTATTGGTTTCCGAGGACAACGCTGAAGAAAGATCTTCATAA
- a CDS encoding BMP family lipoprotein — protein sequence MNNRKFILIFALILSLAIVLGACGGADEDAASSGDDTDESEATEGESSDYTAALVTDEGGVDDKSFNQSSWEGLQAWGEEHGLAEGEGYDYAQSNEASDYLPNLTRLVRNDFDLVFGIGFLLEDAVSQIAEQNPDTDFAIVDTVVDAPNVASITFAEHEGSFLAGVAAALKTNTDRIGFVGGVDSDLINKFETGFIAGVKSINPDIEVDAQYVGDFSSSDDGKLIATRMYNDGADIIYHSAGAAGNGVFAQAKDLKQNDPEREIWVIGVDRDQHEEGAIGDHNVTFTSMVKRVDTSVQQVSNLGLNGEFPGGEVLEFGLEDEGVSIATTNEEALTDDILTEVEDWEERIKNGDVEVPQTHDELESYLETL from the coding sequence ATGAACAACCGTAAATTTATTTTAATATTTGCTTTAATCTTAAGTCTAGCTATTGTTTTAGGTGCATGTGGAGGAGCTGATGAAGATGCTGCGAGCTCCGGAGATGATACGGATGAAAGCGAAGCTACTGAAGGTGAATCATCTGATTATACTGCAGCTTTGGTTACAGATGAAGGTGGAGTTGATGATAAATCATTTAACCAATCATCATGGGAAGGATTACAAGCATGGGGAGAAGAGCATGGTCTTGCTGAAGGTGAAGGGTATGATTATGCACAATCCAATGAAGCTTCCGATTACTTACCAAACTTGACACGTCTGGTTCGCAATGACTTCGATCTAGTTTTTGGAATCGGTTTCTTGTTGGAGGATGCGGTTAGCCAAATAGCTGAACAAAATCCTGATACAGACTTTGCAATCGTTGACACTGTGGTTGATGCACCGAATGTAGCAAGCATTACGTTTGCTGAGCATGAAGGATCCTTTCTGGCAGGTGTTGCTGCAGCATTGAAAACAAATACCGATCGGATAGGATTTGTCGGTGGTGTCGATTCAGATTTAATAAATAAATTTGAAACAGGCTTTATCGCTGGCGTCAAATCTATCAATCCGGATATTGAAGTGGATGCACAATACGTGGGTGATTTTAGCTCCTCAGATGATGGGAAATTAATTGCAACGCGTATGTATAATGATGGTGCTGACATTATTTATCATTCTGCTGGTGCTGCAGGTAATGGCGTGTTTGCACAGGCAAAAGATCTTAAACAAAACGATCCGGAGCGTGAAATATGGGTGATCGGGGTTGATCGTGACCAGCATGAAGAAGGTGCAATCGGGGATCATAATGTAACGTTTACCTCTATGGTTAAACGTGTTGACACCTCTGTGCAGCAAGTTAGTAATCTGGGACTTAATGGTGAATTCCCTGGTGGAGAGGTGCTCGAGTTCGGATTAGAAGACGAGGGTGTAAGTATCGCAACTACAAATGAAGAAGCACTTACTGATGATATTTTAACTGAGGTAGAGGATTGGGAAGAGAGAATTAAGAATGGCGATGTAGAAGTTCCGCAAACGCATGATGAATTGGAATCATATTTAGAGACATTGTAA